The genomic segment GCAGCGATCGAGCCAACCTTTCGAGTTGCCCGCATGATGGCTAACGGCACAGACCTACGCAGGCCGCCGCGCGGTGGTCGGGGGAACGATGCCGTTCAGGCGAAGATAGACGACGAGCTGTCCGTGGTGATTGCGAATCTGATAGACCGGCCCCTGCCAGAACGTGAAGCGGGTCACCATGCGATTCCCGAAGGGAAATTGCACTTGCTCCAGCAGCTGGGCATCGGTCAGCGAGCCAAGCATCTCCTGTCCTGTCTGAAGCGTCTTCTTCAGCAGCGCGATGACTTCCGCCTTCGTCATGGCCGCGTGCGGGTGCCCTGACTCGCTCTTGATTCCCTTTGCCGTGTCGATGAAG from the Candidatus Methylomirabilota bacterium genome contains:
- a CDS encoding DinB family protein, coding for MKNVIYACLLFCGAMTTVAAAASSAFAQGTPPTLVKELVAVWQRAATDIIDVAEAMPEEKYAYKPTPEISTFRDQLVHLTGVAQRFIDTAKGIKSESGHPHAAMTKAEVIALLKKTLQTGQEMLGSLTDAQLLEQVQFPFGNRMVTRFTFWQGPVYQIRNHHGQLVVYLRLNGIVPPTTARRPA